The sequence TCTATATAGAATCGAGGGAGACCCAATTAGTATTccacaaattgaagaagaaagcCCAAATATCCCTAGGAAAGGAACAATGTAAGAGTAGATGTCCAACATTTTTAGCTTCTGATTTACATAAAAAATAGCTATTGGTGATGGGGAGACCATGATTACATAGATTATCAGTGGTAGAGATCTTATCCTGCATAAACAACCAGAAgaaaatgttaattttaggaattaagaGCTTATTCCAAACTCCTACCCTAAAGGGGGCAAGAGAAAAAGACCTGCTAATGATCCTGAAAGAATCCGCCACCATTAATTGTCCACAAGTAGACCAATTCAAAATGATCAAGTCCTCCATCTGAGAGGAGGAGATGTGGATTAGCTTAAGCCAAGGTTGCAAAGGTGCCAATGAAGCATCGAACCTTGTGAGGTCCACCCAGACTACATCTTTGATATAACTCACCACCCAGGCACCAATCAATCTAATGCATTGTTCTTTGAATTGGGGAACCACAACAAATCAGACAACATCTCCTCTATCatccaccaatcatcccaaaacctGATATTTCTCCCATTCCCCAGAACCCATCCGCTTCCCTGATTGATAATGGGGTTGGAACTAAAGAATTTGTTCCACAAATCAGAAGCCCAAGTTGGTAGGGTATAATTTTCCAACATTCTTTGGAAACCATGAATTTGGTATTTTCCCTTGAATATATCAATCCATTCATTACTCTCCTTTAAACATCTCCAAAGTTGCTTAGCCATTAGAGCCATGTTGAAGTCTCTCAAATGCCTTATGTCCAGACCTCCACTATTTTTGGGTAAGCAGACTTGGTCTCACACAACTAAATGAAGTCTATTCTTGGATTCAGTGCGCAACCAAAGAAAATTATTTTGTATTCTTTTCATTATATCATCAAATTTTACAGTGATTTTAAAGAGACTCATAGCATATACTAGAAGATACTGAAGCGAAGCCTTGATCAACTGAAGTTTACCAGTTTGACTTAACAAAGCCCCTTTCCATCCAGCCAACTTGTTATGGAATCTATCATTCAGACTAGACCAAAAGGAATTCGAGACAGGTCCCACGCACAGGGGTAAGCCCAAATACGAATCAGGAAGAGCTGCCATCTTACAACCTAAAATATTGGCAATCTTCCTTTTTATATACTCAAGGGCGTTCATGAAAAAAATGGAGCTTTTAGAAAGGCTGATTTTTTGCCTAGTTCCATTATCATATATATCCAGGATAACTTTAAGAGTTTTTTCTTCTTTAATCGAGCTTTCCTCCATCAGtaaggtatcatccacaaattgctggtgggagAAAATTAAAGCTTGGGAAGAGGGTCATAAACCCAATAGGTTGCTCTTTTTGACTTCTCTTTGGATAATTTTGCTAAACGCTTCACTCATCAGAATAAAAACGAAaggggaaagaggatccccttgtctaataccCCTCAATGTAGAGAAGAAACCAGATGTAGAGCCATTGATCAAAACTGAAAATTTTGGAGTGGACACACACTAATTAACCAGTTGGATGGACTGATTTACAAATCCAAAGGAACAAAGCATTTTAAACAAAAAGTTCCAATTGACCCGATCATAAGCTTTGAGAAGATCCAACTTCAACGAAAAATGAGGCTTCTTATTGATAGATAaggagtggatattctcatgaaccacaataatagaatccaaaatttgtttaccgggaacaaacccattttgatgcttcaaaattaaaGAAGGGAGGATTTTCTTAAGCCTAAACACAagaatctgttggtgtaaataattattcatcttggatattattacaccttacttaagtttacttatgtgcatgcatttcatagtagtttgggtgttTGTGcaacattaggatagtgtgtgtaggagaatttccaccttttatggtgttgatcttatcttgttgttacattccacctcatgtggaatattatattatttctcctacctacccacacctatttcttacctacccttgtttcttattgagccacatgtcatgtttgtgtgctcacatatccagatagccttgcctatataagcagactcatctacattgtttgtacaggcaatcaatctatatcttgtaatgatccagttgatcatattttgcatcttgatagaatatagtttattcctatcatatattttatctctctaattttttctttccattgcctctagatcttggcaaaatctcatatggtatcagagccattagagtgtcattggtttgctaattgagagatcttgatgctatttggggttgtgtattttggagttttctattgcaggttattattgaagcttgatgggtcaaatctaaggttaccattggattgaggaggaccaaaaaagtcagtttttccttttgtttcatccaaatcggactttggaggccaaatctagaggcatttaaaGTTtacgctgcggcggaaattttccagaaattataattttgcagacatttttcaaatagcgatatctcactcatcaggactcatttttttgagcaatttttttttgttttggggtataatttcgtgatctgtatagtggtgtaggagttttttgatttttggatacaggtttttcgaaaatcatgaaatcccaatttttacaactttggaggcttcgtttgggctcatatggactccttttcaggtgccgtttttttttaaagtgcatatttttccaTCTAATTttataatctaccatttgtttgtagtgattttgagtagaaattgcactttcagtatttggccattcttgacatatttggtacttgcattttgcttggatctcaatttagatcactagtagtatttgttgaagtctcttatatctcattttgagaagttctaaattgaaatcagaagtccactttgctttgtttgcaagtggcccattgtatacgcactaagtataaagtgccaaattacCTTTTTGGGggaggtttcttgattgagtattttgggggggtgtcttgggttattgtgcctctctctatcttgtgttttttcattttggtgctatgggttctcctaaatttccacttttaactcctcataattatgcatcatggaagattaaggcatggagtaaactaatggaaaaatgactcattcattatgtaaatgaaactataacaacacgacatgatcctaaggatgatcctaatgctcaaattgaatggattactaagaatgctatggcacttggaactcttcgaaagtatgtatcagatgaccttatttttcacattgataagtgtacaaaaaTTAAAGAGGCTcgggatatttttcagaaattgtatggtcaagttgatgagattaagggctacaagcttgatagtgaactcacaactttggatcccaaggattttgatacaatccaagattatgtcacaaaatcaattgagctaagagcaaagctaaaggattgtggagttgacaaaaaggatgctcaattggtttataacttgttgggcaagcttccttcagagtatgcagcctttgtatctatctttcacacccataggttagctcaaggttcgtcatacacttctccctcatttgattcattcacaaagatgttgatatttgagaaatctaagttgaccacgatggggattctcaaatcttgaAAGTCACAacctttggtggctaacaaagggattcagagtaatcaaggaaaaggcaagaatcaaaagcaacctaagtcaaaaccacaacaagatgaagcacaatcttcctctccacaacaaggtgattcaccattctcacctaagaggaaatcatataaggacaatcttgtttgtggatattgcaagaagtcaggacatgatgaacatcattattataagaaggatattgatgagttgaagaatcttcttgagaaaaatagaatcaacctaccttctagaatgtctacattggcttcttcttccaaggataaaggaaaagatcactcttttgggacagataaaggaaagggacatgctctttgtgctactacaagtcatgattcagggagatggcttctagatccaggggcttctcatcatatggcatcttcgcagtctatgttttctacatttgagccttgccacatgccgtaaattttgatgggcaatcatacatacatggatgtgattgggaaaggatctattgccattggggataactccttcaatgatgtgttgtgtgtaccccacttgacaaataatcttctttccatatatcaaatcatacatggggcaactaggaaaactgtggagttcacatgtgattcagttatcattagagacttggagagtggagctatcattgtgactggggtggttgatcatacatctcggttgtactctttttcagattttggtcctattgatgaggttgattcttcctatgttgatgattcagattttgaggagaactttgggcatttgaacttggggattctcacatgtgaccccattcttgagccttgcatttcatctccttctattgatatcacaccacctattgcacttgatgatgcaactagtgcgacaatttttccttcttatgattgagtgtagcaggatatttcatgtcttccagcttcagttgattgggatgcctacttgacagacattgcaggtttgtttgtggactcctacattgcagatttgggagacaccattcatgtcattcatcttctttttgatgaagatgatctttctttgattgttgtgaaggataactttgaccctcttgtgtattctctacatgatcaatctttagaggttgacatgattgtggatacttttgtacaacacttggaggaggtctctttatcttttgaggagacatatgagtctttggacattgttctatattcatctccactagatcttggagtccctttttcagtagtgtgacacattttaccacctttggaggaggttacttttaacattgacatggggacacttgagcatttttcagagattcctttcatcatgagtatttttgcttcatcttcccttcatggttggagagacttcatggatacacatttggttttgtttcttcctaaggggaggaatgttgtttgacattcatggagtagtgtcttcattcatctttgagcttctatcattggtgcagattccagattgagggggggtttcctagtctctcttcttcttctctcatatgggggggactttttcctcacatggggttttgtccttcacatacttctatgagagttctttgtatctagttttcatctctcttttgggggagggttttttcccattgggtttttctctctttcctcgctttatgggagcttgcatttgcatttgtacatgggtacctaacatggcctcatagctgggacccatcttgcattgcttagttgcattgtagactttagtgcattcccctaagttgcacttaagggggggtgttggtgtaaataattatccatcttggatattattacaccttacttaagtttacttaggtacatacatttcatagtagtttgggtatgagacacttgggtgtttgtgcaacattgggatagtgtgtgtaggagaatttccatgttttatggtgttgatcttatcttgttgttacattccacctcatgtggaatattatattatttctcttacctacccacacctatttcctacctacccttgtttcttattgagccacatgtcatgtttgtgtgctcacatatataTCCATTTAGCCTTGCCTATAtgagcaagctcatctacattgtttgtacggtcaatcaatctatatcttgtaatgatccagttgatcatattttgcatctttatagaatacagtttattcctatcatatattttgtctctctaatttgcgctttccattgcctctagatcttggcaaaatctcatagaatCTTAGTGAAGATTTTATAGATCGAATTGCATAAACTATTGGGTCTAAAGTCCTGAAAGAGTTGGAATCAAATTTTTTGGGGATAAGGAAAAAGAAGGTGGCATTCAACTCCTTAAGAAATGATCTGGAACAAAAATACTCTCTCGCAACATCCACAACATTAGAACCGATAATCTACCAAAAGTTTTGGAAAAAAAACACAGTGAAACCATCAAGGCCAGGAACCTTATTACCTTCAAATGAGAAGACTGCAGCTCTGACCTGTTCATGGGAGGGAATTTTGGTTAGCTCCTTATTCATGTCTTGAGAGACGGTGCTCCTAAACTCCCACAGGATCTCATCTTGAGCATCATCATCAAGAGGACCATCATCACAAAGAAGAGCGGATAAATATCTAATAGCTTCCTGGTTTAACTCCTCATGCTTATCAATCCAGCATTGGTCCATCAAGATTTTGTTGATTATGTTTGATGCCCTATGTTGTAGAGTGGTCATATGAAAAAACTTCGTATTTCTATCACCACATTTGAGCCATAAAGCTCTAGACCTCTGCTTCCAAAATTCCTCCTCCTTGGAGATGATATCATGAAGTTTGGTTAATAACTCAATTTCTTTATCCATAACCACAAGATCATACCCAACATCTTGAATCTGAGTTTGGACATCATCCAGATCCTTCTTGAGCTTGTCttttatttgaaaaatattatCGAAAGAGGCTTTGTTCCAGTGTTGAATTTTGGACTTGACATTGGAGAGTTTCTTAGCCACTCTAAACATCACAGATCCAAAATTTTTTCATGTATTTCCGGATCTAACAACCGCATCTTCTCAAACCAAAAGGGCAAATCTTTCCTCCTAGTTAGAGGAGACACACTTTGACTGATAGAGAAGTGGTCAGAGGCAATTCTAGAAAGCGCATTTAGCCTACATGAAGCATATGGAATTCACTCCAGAGAGATAATAGCTTGGTCCATCTTAACTTGAATGAGGTCCCCCCCACTTCTCTTATTAGACCAAGGGAATTTAGCCCCAAGGAGATCTAGGTCTAACAATCCCAGAGTGTTAATCATATCCTCCAAGTCCTATCTACTATCATCCGAAATCGACATCCCACCAGAATTCTCTAGATTAGATAGAGGGGTTTTGAAATCCCTGAATAAGGTCCATTTCTCATAAGGGAAGGCCAATCTAGCAATAATGATGGAGGACCAAAGCACTTTTCtatcatttttcccatttgggacATAGATAttggatatgatccaagaagaccCATCTTTAAGACTGGTAAATCTAGTAGCTATGTGATTAGGAGAAGTTAAGACAATCTTACCAATCAATAATTTAGGATTTCAGAAAGTGGCAATTTCACCAGATGCCCCATAAACATCAACACAATGAGTCTCACAGTCTTTGAAAACAACCAATTTAATCTTTTCCACTTTACAACCagacatttttgtttcttgaacaaGACAAATATCTGACTTATGATCTCTAACCAAGTTGGATAGAAGATCATGCTTgtggggatgattcagtcccctaatattccaataTATAACTTTCATTTGACTAGAGAGGGCGAGCCAATCCCCATGTCCTGTAATGTTCTCTGGGCTCCATCAGCAATGGATGCCCGACTGCATTTATCTCTACTATTGTTATTGGATGGCCTCCCCACTCCCCTCAAATCAGACCCATAGTCCGCCTTTTGTAGGTTTCTAGTTTTAACTCCACTAGACATAGGTGTTAGAGTTATGACCATTTAAGGAATTCCTTTTTTTGTTCTTAACTCTGACTTCTATAAACGAATTTGAGTTTTCTAAACAATCTTCCTAAGAATTACCAGCCTGCAGCCTTGTCTCCATAGAGTTATTGACTTCAACAACTAGATGGATGGGGATATCCTGCTCCCCATTAACCTCCATCAAAATCTTATCCCCATGGGAAATATCCTCAGGAGTTGAAATTTCCTCTACAACCCCTTCCTCACTCGATGGATCCATGTTTAAAGGGTTTAGATTTGGCACATCAACATGAAAATTCAAAACATCACTCACTCCATCGAAGCTTGGAGGGGGACCCAAAGGCAAGGGTGCCACCTGGTCCACTCCTGACATCTCATCTTTCTTTTTCCAGATCTTCTTAAACTTAGGCTTAGAAGGGAATTCCCTGGCCCAATGTCCAACTTTTTTATAGTGAAAGAAAGCAAAGGGAAAAGATTCATACTCCACTTTATGAACCCATCTGCCCAGTTTTGAGAGCATCTTAATCTCATTCGGTAGGTTAGAAGATTGTTTTACATTCACACATATTCTAGCATACACCAAGCACCTCTTAGAAAAAGTCATTGAATCAACTAAAAGAAGTTCACCAAAGCACGCTGCAATCCCAACAAATATTTCTTCACCCCAATACTCGAAAGGCAAACTCGACAACCACACCCATATAGGAGCCTCATTACATTTCCATTCTTTCGGGTTGAATCCTAGTTCCCATTTTTTGAGAGCCAACAAGGATTTTCCCAGCATCCAGGGGCCACCCGCCAAGATAAAGCGCAGGTCTTCCTCACagacaaaggaaaaggagaaaaaacCATTGGACATCGCAACCATATCTATTTAACCATTTCCCTTCCATTTTCAGGTCACCCAAGCTCTAACAGCTTCAATATTAGGATGAAGTCCAATAAAC is a genomic window of Cryptomeria japonica chromosome 7, Sugi_1.0, whole genome shotgun sequence containing:
- the LOC131856544 gene encoding uncharacterized protein LOC131856544 yields the protein MSNGFFSFSFVCEEDLRFILAGGPWMLGKSLLALKKWELGFNPKEWKCNEAPIWVWLSSLPFEYWGEEIFVGIAACFGELLLVDSMTFSKRCLVYARICVNVKQSSNLPNEIKMLSKLGRWVHKVEYESFPFAFFHYKKVGHWAREFPSKPKFKKIWKKKDEMSGVDQVAPLPLGPPPSFDGVSDVLNFHVDVPNLNPLNMDPSSEEGVVEEISTPEDISHGDKILMEVNGEQDIPIHLVVEVNNSMETRLQAGNS